One stretch of Chitinophaga pendula DNA includes these proteins:
- a CDS encoding lantibiotic dehydratase, which translates to MNVSFFPKLMLRLPTLPFIRDHEQLPEMSALLENSTFLEALRIASANLYEECQRWKAGDIQDIRKIKKLKLTVSKYYNRMRSRATPFGAFSGYSLATWADQTDININEKQRQVRLDMDFLCILVQHIQQDPAIRRCLYYHVNTSLYDLGGEYRYYECYFEELHKKYQVSAITGSVLLEKILDGCSQHQNGLSFTTISTFIRDSGQVEIEEATAFTEELIQHQILVSNLTVQITGRDYLHQIIEALSNVPTSYAPGQTLLKTLQQIHHICSVSTANIFATIDEITTLITATGIPFDHNKLIQVDTRITLHNTSVSQGLQQDIAEAIQVLHILCGKTKQLLWLASFKEQFAERYESRPVPLPQVIDPDTGIPDANGPYHLDYDDPFLNQLNNYNTSIPPMTAPREEHPVKDLLAAKLLQAYKDDTYTVQVTADELGKLKGTESKVPMTDTFPVIFQLIDDEDASLYIEVVGGITGTSLLGRFARTGDETHQLLREIAEYEQQQHPNQVLADVVYLPEDRVGNILLHPVTRQFEIPYLAQSSLPLAQQLPIEDLYLRMENQILQLFSKKLGKQVLPRIDNAHNFQYKTLPLYRLLGAIQGENCTHSLGFSWNATLPGIYFFPRLQYKHIILSAAEWKLPADKWNSLLTTSAAKLPAAFAAFCKEWRLPRYFVLVEGDKTMLVDQEEPITIDTFLAEIKRKETIHLREYLLPAPVVHNAAGQIHAHQFVAIAKVAPTNIAADDIQQALVDTPRDFPPGSEWAYYKLYCNNRKANEILEELILPLANELLATSQIDKWFFIRYNDPQPHLRVRFHLRDEQFTGTLERLLNERLATVFQQHIIWKIQTDTYNRELERYGAQTITETETLFWMDSCYVIKLTDLLQETPQKSLLLMLAALKYADDIMTLCKLPLHQKSEWTQVSQDLFDKEFNTGKEEKEIINQYFRNNSTQLNAWLQPDAYISEYPEIMTLIRWKQRQMKPLLTLIWKHTTSSNKPQLISSLIHMHFNRLFPAGQRRYEMIAYNLLSKYYKSQIARQMSYK; encoded by the coding sequence ATGAATGTATCATTTTTCCCTAAGCTAATGCTCAGGCTGCCTACTTTGCCATTCATCCGGGATCATGAGCAACTACCGGAGATGAGCGCACTACTGGAAAATTCAACCTTTCTCGAAGCTCTCCGTATAGCATCCGCTAACCTTTATGAAGAATGCCAACGATGGAAAGCAGGAGATATCCAGGATATCAGGAAAATCAAAAAATTAAAGCTGACAGTCAGCAAATACTATAATCGGATGCGCAGCCGGGCAACCCCCTTTGGCGCCTTCTCTGGTTATTCGCTAGCGACCTGGGCAGATCAAACTGATATTAATATTAACGAGAAGCAAAGACAAGTCCGCTTGGATATGGACTTCCTCTGTATCCTGGTACAACATATACAGCAGGATCCCGCCATCCGTCGTTGCCTCTATTATCATGTTAATACTTCGCTTTATGATCTGGGAGGAGAATATCGGTATTATGAATGTTACTTCGAGGAATTGCATAAAAAATACCAGGTTAGTGCCATCACCGGTTCTGTATTATTGGAAAAGATACTTGACGGCTGTAGCCAACATCAAAACGGTTTGAGTTTCACTACAATATCAACTTTCATTCGCGATAGTGGACAGGTCGAAATAGAAGAAGCTACCGCCTTCACAGAGGAACTGATACAACATCAAATATTGGTAAGCAACCTCACTGTACAGATTACAGGAAGAGATTATTTACATCAAATCATTGAGGCACTGAGCAATGTTCCGACATCTTACGCCCCAGGACAAACACTACTAAAAACGCTACAGCAAATACATCATATCTGTAGTGTTTCAACAGCAAACATCTTTGCCACAATCGATGAAATCACCACGCTGATAACAGCCACAGGAATTCCATTTGATCACAACAAATTAATACAAGTAGATACACGCATAACTTTACACAACACCTCCGTAAGCCAAGGGCTTCAGCAAGACATCGCTGAAGCTATCCAAGTACTACATATTCTCTGTGGTAAGACCAAGCAGTTACTTTGGCTAGCATCTTTTAAAGAACAATTTGCTGAAAGATATGAATCACGTCCAGTGCCACTACCACAGGTTATTGATCCGGATACCGGTATTCCTGATGCTAATGGTCCTTATCACCTGGACTACGATGATCCATTCTTAAATCAACTTAATAATTACAATACCTCCATTCCTCCGATGACCGCACCACGGGAAGAGCATCCAGTCAAAGATTTACTTGCGGCTAAGCTACTGCAAGCCTATAAAGACGATACATATACTGTACAGGTCACTGCTGATGAATTGGGAAAACTAAAAGGTACTGAAAGCAAAGTGCCCATGACAGATACCTTCCCGGTTATCTTCCAGTTAATAGACGATGAAGATGCTTCTCTTTATATCGAAGTAGTAGGTGGGATTACAGGAACATCGTTATTAGGGAGATTTGCCAGAACAGGCGATGAAACACATCAACTTCTACGAGAGATAGCCGAATACGAGCAGCAACAACATCCCAACCAAGTCCTCGCAGATGTGGTGTATCTACCGGAGGACCGGGTAGGAAACATATTACTACATCCCGTTACCCGCCAATTTGAAATACCTTACCTAGCGCAGTCCTCATTGCCCTTAGCACAGCAGCTACCCATTGAAGATCTTTATCTTCGTATGGAAAACCAGATCCTACAGCTATTCTCCAAAAAGCTCGGTAAGCAGGTATTACCACGCATCGATAATGCACACAATTTCCAGTATAAAACACTCCCTTTGTATCGTCTGTTAGGAGCCATACAAGGAGAAAACTGTACACACTCTCTCGGCTTCTCTTGGAACGCCACCCTACCTGGAATCTATTTCTTCCCCAGGCTACAGTATAAACATATTATCCTGTCTGCCGCAGAATGGAAACTACCGGCAGACAAATGGAATAGCCTACTAACTACTTCAGCAGCTAAGCTACCGGCTGCTTTTGCTGCTTTCTGTAAGGAATGGCGATTACCCAGATACTTTGTACTGGTAGAAGGTGACAAGACCATGTTGGTTGATCAAGAGGAGCCCATAACGATCGATACCTTCCTCGCAGAGATCAAACGTAAAGAAACTATCCATTTAAGAGAATACTTGTTACCAGCTCCTGTTGTTCACAATGCAGCCGGACAAATACATGCACACCAGTTTGTCGCAATCGCTAAAGTAGCACCTACCAATATTGCTGCCGACGATATTCAACAAGCACTGGTAGATACGCCCCGCGACTTCCCTCCAGGTTCCGAATGGGCATATTATAAGCTATACTGCAACAATAGAAAAGCCAATGAAATACTGGAAGAACTAATACTTCCGCTTGCCAATGAACTATTGGCTACCTCACAGATCGATAAGTGGTTCTTTATCCGCTACAACGATCCGCAACCTCATTTAAGAGTGCGCTTCCATTTGCGGGACGAGCAATTTACCGGTACATTAGAAAGGCTGCTTAATGAAAGATTGGCAACCGTCTTTCAGCAACATATCATCTGGAAAATCCAAACAGATACCTATAACCGTGAACTGGAACGCTACGGTGCTCAAACAATTACAGAGACAGAAACCTTATTCTGGATGGACAGCTGCTATGTAATAAAGCTGACCGACTTATTACAGGAGACACCACAAAAATCATTACTGCTAATGCTGGCGGCCTTGAAATATGCGGATGATATAATGACCCTCTGCAAACTACCGCTGCATCAAAAAAGTGAATGGACACAGGTATCACAAGACTTATTCGATAAAGAGTTCAATACCGGAAAAGAAGAGAAAGAGATCATCAATCAATACTTCAGGAATAACAGCACGCAGCTGAATGCCTGGCTACAACCAGATGCTTACATCAGCGAGTATCCGGAGATCATGACATTGATCAGATGGAAGCAACGACAGATGAAACCATTGCTGACACTTATCTGGAAACATACGACATCATCCAATAAGCCACAGCTGATCAGCAGTTTGATACACATGCATTTCAACCGCCTGTTCCCTGCAGGACAACGACGTTATGAAATGATCGCTTACAATCTCTTAAGTAAGTATTACAAAAGTCAAATAGCAAGACAGATGTCCTACAAATAA
- a CDS encoding helix-turn-helix domain-containing protein, translating to MAGKKEHIEVVSLPAYLPAKAPSVIVSGLCELGEDFFSNSESPHRHDFYTVYWIKKGKMVHTIDTTTYPVEKNTLFLLAPGQVHKMTFSEKVEGYMIAFQESFMCLKDQDSSTVGINSGLFFNSQFSSIITLQKDDERDLEAVVKLMMKEVEMQENEYETALHGLLRYFLVLAARIKGSSVQVGPGQHATHNSSLFLQFKALIEKQYHSLKNVSDYAALLHIKPILLNEISKQLSGITAGEHIRNRIILEAQRYLYNTDLSAKEIAYKLGFDDPHYFSRFFKKYTNQSPSEFKEAAKSPVPALHP from the coding sequence ATGGCAGGAAAAAAAGAACATATAGAAGTAGTGTCGCTGCCGGCTTATCTGCCGGCAAAAGCGCCATCCGTGATTGTATCCGGATTATGTGAACTGGGAGAGGATTTTTTTAGCAATAGCGAATCTCCTCACCGGCACGATTTCTATACCGTGTATTGGATCAAAAAAGGGAAGATGGTACATACCATCGACACCACTACTTATCCGGTAGAGAAGAATACTCTTTTCCTGTTGGCACCTGGCCAGGTGCATAAAATGACCTTTAGCGAAAAGGTAGAAGGCTACATGATTGCTTTTCAGGAATCTTTCATGTGTCTGAAAGATCAGGATAGCAGTACTGTAGGTATTAATTCCGGGCTGTTTTTCAACAGCCAGTTCAGTAGCATCATAACCTTGCAGAAGGATGATGAACGGGATTTAGAGGCAGTTGTGAAACTGATGATGAAAGAGGTGGAGATGCAGGAGAATGAATATGAGACGGCTTTGCATGGACTGTTACGCTATTTCCTGGTATTGGCAGCACGTATCAAGGGCTCCAGTGTACAGGTAGGACCCGGACAGCATGCCACGCACAACAGTTCGCTATTCCTGCAATTCAAAGCACTTATTGAGAAGCAATATCACTCCTTGAAGAATGTGTCTGATTATGCGGCCTTACTGCATATCAAACCTATCTTGCTTAATGAGATCAGCAAACAGTTATCCGGTATCACTGCCGGCGAACATATCCGTAACCGGATCATCCTGGAGGCACAGCGCTACTTGTATAATACAGATCTCTCCGCTAAAGAAATCGCCTATAAACTGGGATTTGATGATCCCCATTACTTTAGCCGCTTTTTCAAGAAATATACCAACCAGAGCCCTTCAGAGTTCAAAGAGGCTGCTAAGAGCCCAGTGCCGGCTTTACATCCATAA